A genomic stretch from Myripristis murdjan chromosome 12, fMyrMur1.1, whole genome shotgun sequence includes:
- the LOC115368761 gene encoding SOSS complex subunit C-like yields the protein MASNTPGPAFQNKTRVAILAELDKEKRRLMQNQSTNNPGASISLSRPNLKDFRDNAEQQHIAAQQKAALQHAHAHSSGFFITQDSSFGNLILPVLPRLEPDS from the exons ATGGCCTCTAACACTCCGGGACCAG cctttcaaaataaaacccggGTGGCCATTTTGGCGGAGCTGGACAAGGAGAAGAGACGGCTGATGCAGAATCAGTCGACAAACAACCCAGGAGCCAG CATCTCGCTGTCCAGACCGAACCTGAAGGACTTCAGGGACAacgcagagcagcagcacatcgCCGCCCAGCAGAAAGCTGCCctgcag CATGCACACGCCCACTCGTCCGGCTTCTTCATCACTCAGGACTCTTCGTTCGGGAACCTCATCCTCCCCGTGCTTCCACGCCTGGAGCCCGACTCGTGA